One window of Elaeis guineensis isolate ETL-2024a chromosome 11, EG11, whole genome shotgun sequence genomic DNA carries:
- the LOC105031971 gene encoding electron transfer flavoprotein subunit beta, mitochondrial isoform X2 — MKILVAVKRVIDYAVKVRVKPNKSGVETSNVKMSMNPFCEIALEEALRIRESGAAKEVVAVTVGPAQCADTLRTALAMGADRAVHVDAGAAPVLPLSVAKILRALVQVEQPGLLILGKQAIDDDCNQTGQMVAGLLKWPQGTFASKVVLDKEKQVATVEREVDGGLETLCLDLPAVITTDLRLNQPRYATLPNIMKAKSKVIKKVTPEELNVEIKSDLEVVQVTEPPKRKAGVIISSVDELIDKLKNEVVSCNILNCK; from the exons ATGAAGATCCTGGTCGCCGTCAAGCGGGTCATCGACTACGCCGTCAAGGTCCGCGTCAAGCCCAACAAG AGCGGGGTGGAGACGAGCAACGTGAAGATGTCGATGAACCCCTTCTGCGAGATCGCGCTGGAGGAGGCCCTGCGCATCCGGGAGTCCGGCGCCGCCAAAGAGGTCGTCGCCGTTACCGTGGGCCCCGCCCAGTGCGCCGACACCCTCCGCACCGCCCTCGCCATGGGCGCCGACCGCGCCGTCCACGTCGACGCCGGGGCGGCCCCCGTCCTCCCGCTCTCCGTCGCCAAGATTCTCAGGGCCCTCGTCCAGGTGGAGCAGCCCGGACTCTTGATTCTGGGCAAGCAG GCTATTGATGATGACTGCAACCAAACAGGACAGATGGTAGCTGGACTGCTGAAATGGCCACAAGGAACATTTGCTTCGAAG GTTGTATTGGACAAGGAAAAACAAGTAGCAACAGTGGAAAGAGAAGTCGATGGTGGTCTTGAGACTCTCTGTCTAGATTTGCCTGCAGTAATCAC CACGGACTTGAGGTTAAATCAGCCAAGATATGCGACACTCCCCAATATAATGAAAGCTAAATCAAAGGTCATCAAAAAAGTTACTCCTGAAGAGTTAAATGTGGAGATTAAGTCAGATCTAGAGGTGGTTCAAGTCACTGAACCTCCTAAAAGGAAAGCTGGTGTTATCATTTCCTCCGTGGATGAGCTCATTGACAAGTTGAAGAATGAAGTCGTGTCTTGTAACATTTTG AACTGCAAGTAG
- the LOC105031971 gene encoding electron transfer flavoprotein subunit beta, mitochondrial isoform X3: protein MKILVAVKRVIDYAVKVRVKPNKSGVETSNVKMSMNPFCEIALEEALRIRESGAAKEVVAVTVGPAQCADTLRTALAMGADRAVHVDAGAAPVLPLSVAKILRALVQVEQPGLLILGKQAIDDDCNQTGQMVAGLLKWPQGTFASKVVLDKEKQVATVEREVDGGLETLCLDLPAVITTASRYYECTASYHAGP, encoded by the exons ATGAAGATCCTGGTCGCCGTCAAGCGGGTCATCGACTACGCCGTCAAGGTCCGCGTCAAGCCCAACAAG AGCGGGGTGGAGACGAGCAACGTGAAGATGTCGATGAACCCCTTCTGCGAGATCGCGCTGGAGGAGGCCCTGCGCATCCGGGAGTCCGGCGCCGCCAAAGAGGTCGTCGCCGTTACCGTGGGCCCCGCCCAGTGCGCCGACACCCTCCGCACCGCCCTCGCCATGGGCGCCGACCGCGCCGTCCACGTCGACGCCGGGGCGGCCCCCGTCCTCCCGCTCTCCGTCGCCAAGATTCTCAGGGCCCTCGTCCAGGTGGAGCAGCCCGGACTCTTGATTCTGGGCAAGCAG GCTATTGATGATGACTGCAACCAAACAGGACAGATGGTAGCTGGACTGCTGAAATGGCCACAAGGAACATTTGCTTCGAAG GTTGTATTGGACAAGGAAAAACAAGTAGCAACAGTGGAAAGAGAAGTCGATGGTGGTCTTGAGACTCTCTGTCTAGATTTGCCTGCAGTAATCAC AACTGCAAGTAGATACTATGAGTGTACTGCATCATACCATGCTGGTCCATGA
- the LOC105031971 gene encoding electron transfer flavoprotein subunit beta, mitochondrial isoform X1, with the protein MKILVAVKRVIDYAVKVRVKPNKSGVETSNVKMSMNPFCEIALEEALRIRESGAAKEVVAVTVGPAQCADTLRTALAMGADRAVHVDAGAAPVLPLSVAKILRALVQVEQPGLLILGKQAIDDDCNQTGQMVAGLLKWPQGTFASKVVLDKEKQVATVEREVDGGLETLCLDLPAVITTDLRLNQPRYATLPNIMKAKSKVIKKVTPEELNVEIKSDLEVVQVTEPPKRKAGVIISSVDELIDKLKNEVVSCNILVSEDHD; encoded by the exons ATGAAGATCCTGGTCGCCGTCAAGCGGGTCATCGACTACGCCGTCAAGGTCCGCGTCAAGCCCAACAAG AGCGGGGTGGAGACGAGCAACGTGAAGATGTCGATGAACCCCTTCTGCGAGATCGCGCTGGAGGAGGCCCTGCGCATCCGGGAGTCCGGCGCCGCCAAAGAGGTCGTCGCCGTTACCGTGGGCCCCGCCCAGTGCGCCGACACCCTCCGCACCGCCCTCGCCATGGGCGCCGACCGCGCCGTCCACGTCGACGCCGGGGCGGCCCCCGTCCTCCCGCTCTCCGTCGCCAAGATTCTCAGGGCCCTCGTCCAGGTGGAGCAGCCCGGACTCTTGATTCTGGGCAAGCAG GCTATTGATGATGACTGCAACCAAACAGGACAGATGGTAGCTGGACTGCTGAAATGGCCACAAGGAACATTTGCTTCGAAG GTTGTATTGGACAAGGAAAAACAAGTAGCAACAGTGGAAAGAGAAGTCGATGGTGGTCTTGAGACTCTCTGTCTAGATTTGCCTGCAGTAATCAC CACGGACTTGAGGTTAAATCAGCCAAGATATGCGACACTCCCCAATATAATGAAAGCTAAATCAAAGGTCATCAAAAAAGTTACTCCTGAAGAGTTAAATGTGGAGATTAAGTCAGATCTAGAGGTGGTTCAAGTCACTGAACCTCCTAAAAGGAAAGCTGGTGTTATCATTTCCTCCGTGGATGAGCTCATTGACAAGTTGAAGAATGAAGTCGTGTCTTGTAACATTTTGGTGAGTGAAGATCATGACTGA